In Shouchella patagoniensis, the following are encoded in one genomic region:
- a CDS encoding type I restriction endonuclease subunit R, with product MTKIAHKDEAEIEKRLIDVLGEGHNQWNYRPDLKTEADLWQNVRKIITQNNLSEIGETPISDKEFERIKSDILLHTQTPFDAARFLRGENGIARVTIEREDRSLGSMSLVVYSNHDIGGGISTYEVVHQIAKQRASIERRDRRFDVTLLINGLPIVQIELKQVTAKDGVFEAFNQVKKYAEEGLFRNNIFATLQLFVISNEQTTRYFANAMPKDMHAKFLFSWRTTDNRKVDNLYEFVNQVLNIPYAHRLVARYTIVSEEIDQKVLMVLHPYQIHAIEALFTSANKHQSGYVWHATGSGKTLTSFVSTKLLAKKQGVDRTIMLIDRKDLDNQTTTEFTKFASEFNTGITSGGGQANSLIVGTGSSKELSRTLLADANSNTIIITTRQKLENALDYAKKQEEKEGKQRFKKLLGQHIVFVVDECHRALSAEGKESIKSFFPNSTWFGFTGTPILEVNKKQAKGKLARTTRDQYGDVLHTYTIKNALDDGAVLGFQVEHEDTIQKEALLESIYDQLRYDEKNNNKTNEEINLLIDEMSGVQKESYLDPTIYQDDQHIQTVIEKIFRPDNAYTKFDFTNGRPQKSAILTTSSIEMAKRYYYAIKEMTSKPNWMDNLKHPLRKGRTMDDPDFPRIAVTYSLQENEEHAKEQQDEMAEMMKSYNAYYDTAWSIQDIDRYNGDINNRLARKKAEFKQFGKHLDLVIVVDRLLTGFDAPTIQTLFVDRNLSYANLIQAFSRTNRTFPGKKKGLIMTFRKPATMQRNVEDATKLYSNKQEETNLVYPTYKDSLDRFKKAHKTLTNADFNLATIDEHAPIDEKIDFVQAFQELNNSYEALITYDDYNDAMEKSTSLQEQVLTIEEHVGVYNTVKGSLMKEPSDEGAEPDFSTIEFYAENAIKVYDIDSAFVDQLLGNYSANDQDIRQEIEKALQKLNKTEIVKDVYHAILNAMDSNVIKATDDIFVVKRQYFTQTKDKHIQEFADNWFVDVKELHLSAIQYVEGTDPIPNIKGILNSKQFDQYKLIYPDAKPLTFSPSLKRAWRKMLDEVVVPLDDELR from the coding sequence ATGACTAAGATTGCGCATAAGGACGAAGCAGAGATTGAGAAGCGGTTAATTGATGTGTTAGGTGAAGGGCATAATCAATGGAATTACCGCCCTGACTTAAAAACAGAAGCTGATTTATGGCAAAACGTTCGAAAGATCATCACGCAAAACAACTTATCAGAAATTGGCGAGACGCCGATTTCTGATAAGGAGTTTGAGCGGATTAAGTCCGATATCCTATTACATACGCAAACGCCGTTTGATGCGGCGCGATTTCTTCGTGGCGAGAATGGCATCGCTCGTGTGACGATTGAGCGTGAGGATCGTTCCCTAGGTTCAATGTCTCTTGTTGTTTATTCAAATCACGATATTGGCGGTGGCATTTCAACTTATGAAGTTGTTCATCAGATTGCAAAGCAGCGCGCTTCAATTGAGAGAAGAGATCGTCGCTTCGATGTGACATTACTTATTAATGGCCTGCCAATTGTACAAATTGAGTTAAAGCAAGTGACTGCCAAAGATGGTGTTTTTGAAGCCTTTAATCAGGTCAAAAAATACGCTGAAGAAGGCTTATTTCGAAATAATATCTTTGCGACGCTTCAGCTGTTTGTCATTTCAAACGAACAAACGACGCGCTATTTTGCAAATGCGATGCCAAAGGACATGCATGCGAAATTTTTGTTTAGCTGGCGTACAACGGACAATCGCAAAGTGGACAACCTCTATGAATTTGTGAACCAGGTGCTTAATATACCATATGCACATCGATTAGTAGCACGTTATACAATCGTCAGTGAGGAAATTGATCAAAAAGTGTTGATGGTGCTACATCCATATCAAATCCATGCGATTGAAGCGTTATTTACGTCAGCAAATAAACACCAATCAGGATATGTCTGGCATGCGACAGGGTCTGGGAAGACGTTAACGAGCTTTGTTTCAACGAAGCTACTCGCTAAAAAGCAAGGTGTTGACCGCACGATTATGTTAATTGATCGAAAAGATTTGGATAATCAAACTACGACTGAATTCACAAAATTCGCATCTGAATTCAACACAGGGATCACTTCGGGAGGCGGTCAAGCGAATAGTTTAATTGTTGGAACAGGTAGTTCGAAAGAATTAAGCCGAACGCTCCTTGCTGATGCCAATTCGAATACCATTATTATTACCACAAGGCAGAAGCTCGAAAATGCCCTTGACTATGCGAAAAAGCAAGAAGAAAAAGAAGGAAAGCAGCGATTTAAAAAGCTGCTTGGTCAGCATATTGTCTTTGTCGTAGATGAATGTCATCGTGCTTTAAGTGCTGAAGGGAAGGAATCTATTAAATCGTTTTTCCCTAATTCCACCTGGTTTGGTTTTACAGGCACACCAATCTTGGAGGTAAATAAGAAGCAAGCAAAAGGGAAATTGGCACGAACAACACGCGATCAGTATGGTGACGTGTTACATACCTATACGATTAAAAATGCCTTGGATGATGGTGCGGTGCTAGGCTTTCAAGTCGAGCATGAAGACACGATTCAAAAAGAAGCGTTGCTAGAGAGTATTTATGACCAATTAAGATATGACGAGAAAAACAATAACAAAACAAATGAGGAAATTAATCTCCTTATTGATGAAATGAGTGGGGTTCAAAAAGAGTCTTACCTTGACCCAACCATCTATCAAGATGATCAGCACATTCAAACCGTTATTGAGAAGATATTTCGTCCGGACAATGCGTATACCAAGTTTGACTTTACAAATGGTCGTCCGCAAAAGTCTGCCATTTTAACAACGAGCTCTATTGAGATGGCAAAGCGCTATTATTATGCGATTAAAGAAATGACAAGTAAACCAAATTGGATGGATAATCTGAAACACCCGCTACGAAAAGGGCGCACAATGGATGATCCCGACTTTCCGAGAATTGCGGTGACGTACTCGTTACAGGAAAATGAAGAGCACGCGAAGGAACAACAAGATGAAATGGCGGAAATGATGAAATCGTACAATGCTTACTACGACACTGCATGGTCGATTCAAGATATTGATCGGTACAATGGTGACATTAACAACCGCTTGGCTCGTAAAAAAGCAGAATTTAAACAATTTGGCAAACATCTTGACTTAGTCATTGTTGTCGATCGATTGCTAACAGGTTTTGATGCACCAACGATTCAAACGCTATTTGTTGACAGAAACTTAAGTTATGCCAATTTAATCCAAGCCTTCTCACGAACAAATCGAACGTTCCCTGGTAAGAAAAAAGGCTTAATTATGACGTTCCGTAAACCAGCGACCATGCAACGCAATGTAGAAGATGCAACAAAGCTTTATTCAAATAAACAAGAAGAAACAAACCTTGTCTATCCGACATATAAGGATTCATTAGACCGCTTTAAAAAAGCACACAAGACATTAACGAACGCCGATTTTAATCTGGCAACAATTGATGAGCATGCGCCGATTGATGAAAAAATTGATTTTGTCCAAGCCTTTCAAGAATTAAACAATTCGTACGAAGCGTTAATTACCTATGACGACTACAACGACGCGATGGAGAAATCCACATCACTACAAGAACAAGTTCTCACAATTGAAGAACATGTAGGCGTATACAATACGGTAAAGGGCTCACTGATGAAGGAACCAAGCGATGAAGGCGCAGAGCCTGATTTTTCAACGATTGAGTTTTATGCAGAAAATGCGATAAAAGTTTATGATATCGACTCTGCCTTTGTTGACCAGCTACTTGGCAATTACTCAGCAAACGACCAAGACATCCGTCAAGAAATTGAAAAAGCCTTACAAAAGCTAAACAAAACAGAGATTGTCAAAGATGTGTATCACGCCATTCTGAATGCAATGGACAGCAACGTCATTAAAGCGACTGATGACATCTTTGTTGTAAAGCGTCAATACTTCACGCAAACAAAAGACAAGCACATTCAAGAATTTGCAGATAACTGGTTCGTTGACGTAAAAGAGCTCCATTTGTCAGCCATTCAGTACGTCGAAGGAACCGATCCAATACCAAATATTAAGGGCATTCTTAACAGTAAGCAGTTTGATCAATACAAACTAATTTATCCAGACGCAAAACCACTTACTTTTAGTCCAAGCTTAAAACGAGCGTGGAGAAAGATGTTGGATGAAGTGGTTGTGCCGTTAGATGATGAGTTGAGATAA
- a CDS encoding FAD-dependent oxidoreductase, translating into MNKKVVIVGGGLAGLTMSLFLKKANIESVIYEQAPAFGKVGGHFLIHPDGVRVLEQLGLGEEIKKNSHQLIDFKAMDKNGNPLFEEPELDIEPDEMPYLINIARFHLIDILYKKIQQEGIKINFGKRLKSFEEESDQINVSFEDGTEEQGSLLIGADGVRSKTRSILFPFPSYPLKYSGKWAVYGMLNPEKIGKNKDYFTTDTSLMYFHDNFNFFVSKHHPTDNEISWSMIVQEERKIAKKHFERKPIELFRSELADRFSDWDAPLKDLISNTDNFIPKQLYRVDLIQDYSNGRVALIGDALHTADPNAGMGTTLGLEDAMYLSKMLRDHDDYEDAFYYFEYDRKSRAKKVFESASILDHLDMENVENIAFLNEGSNISWDKSE; encoded by the coding sequence ATGAATAAAAAAGTAGTTATTGTAGGCGGAGGTCTAGCCGGTCTCACTATGTCACTATTCCTAAAAAAAGCGAATATTGAAAGTGTTATCTATGAACAAGCCCCTGCTTTTGGTAAAGTAGGCGGGCATTTTCTTATTCATCCTGATGGTGTAAGAGTTCTGGAGCAATTAGGACTAGGTGAAGAAATAAAAAAGAATAGTCACCAGCTAATTGATTTTAAAGCAATGGATAAAAACGGGAACCCTTTATTTGAGGAACCTGAGCTAGATATAGAACCCGATGAGATGCCATACCTTATCAATATTGCTCGTTTCCATTTAATTGATATTTTGTATAAAAAAATTCAACAAGAAGGTATCAAAATAAATTTTGGAAAAAGATTAAAATCATTCGAAGAAGAAAGTGATCAGATTAATGTTTCCTTTGAAGACGGAACAGAGGAACAAGGAAGCCTGCTAATCGGAGCAGATGGTGTACGTTCCAAAACACGTTCAATCTTATTCCCATTCCCAAGTTATCCTTTAAAGTATAGTGGCAAATGGGCAGTATATGGGATGCTTAACCCAGAAAAGATTGGTAAGAATAAGGATTATTTTACGACGGATACATCGTTAATGTATTTCCATGACAATTTCAATTTTTTTGTATCCAAACACCATCCAACAGATAATGAGATTTCTTGGTCAATGATTGTTCAAGAGGAGAGAAAGATCGCTAAGAAACATTTTGAAAGAAAGCCAATTGAATTGTTTAGATCAGAGTTGGCTGATAGATTCTCTGATTGGGATGCGCCACTTAAAGACTTAATCAGTAACACAGATAATTTTATTCCTAAACAGCTCTATAGAGTAGATTTAATTCAAGATTACTCTAATGGAAGAGTTGCATTAATTGGAGATGCTCTCCACACGGCAGATCCTAATGCGGGAATGGGTACGACATTAGGGTTAGAAGATGCCATGTACCTTTCTAAAATGCTTAGAGATCATGATGATTATGAAGATGCCTTTTATTATTTTGAATATGATCGTAAAAGTAGAGCAAAAAAGGTATTTGAAAGTGCTTCAATATTAGATCATCTTGATATGGAGAATGTCGAGAACATTGCATTTCTAAATGAAGGTTCTAATATTAGTTGGGATAAAAGCGAATAA
- a CDS encoding TetR/AcrR family transcriptional regulator, which translates to MSRPIGTNSKDTKKFIKDIATKIFEYKGYTATSMKDIKNDTHLSKGTIYYHFKNKEELYLYCLTQSSNEFVNKWRTLSIKALNAEEKLYSWAKLNSVEHQKPLTKTIPEYLVSVKSDEITSIINMFKPEMDIITEILEEGKRSGEFKADLNIDNTSIILFNLISSLSDSFFFGYKTQEDQSNLYSSAIEIFVEGLKA; encoded by the coding sequence ATGAGCAGACCAATTGGAACAAATAGTAAAGACACAAAAAAGTTTATTAAAGATATAGCAACTAAAATTTTTGAATACAAAGGTTATACTGCAACTTCAATGAAAGATATAAAAAATGACACTCATTTAAGTAAAGGTACAATATATTATCATTTTAAAAACAAAGAAGAACTGTATCTTTACTGCCTCACTCAATCGTCGAATGAATTTGTTAATAAATGGAGAACACTTTCAATCAAAGCATTAAATGCTGAAGAAAAATTATATTCCTGGGCTAAACTAAATAGTGTAGAACATCAAAAACCTTTAACGAAGACTATTCCTGAATATTTAGTTTCTGTGAAGTCTGATGAGATTACCTCCATTATAAATATGTTCAAACCTGAAATGGATATAATTACGGAGATCCTCGAAGAAGGGAAAAGGTCTGGTGAGTTTAAAGCTGATTTAAATATTGATAACACTAGCATTATCTTGTTCAATCTGATTTCTTCTTTAAGCGATTCTTTCTTTTTTGGTTATAAAACACAAGAAGACCAAAGTAACCTTTATTCTAGTGCGATAGAGATTTTTGTTGAAGGCTTAAAAGCATAA
- a CDS encoding metallophosphoesterase family protein, protein MRVAAIYDIHGNYRALEAVLKEIKNENVDKIIVGGDLAWGPQPKKVIDKLFAYKDEFIFIMGNGDRELFEHYKNPKRVENMVGELNQWCVEQLSTKQLEWLGSFKFSHVEGNNLFIHGSPRSDTEAIRLHTPENEVYEMIKNENQTVIICGHTHIQFKRDISSKKVINAGSVGLQSRAKGACWLLIDSDKCNLRITEYDFKNAAKEILLDGCPYKEDFADHVENPPYEGP, encoded by the coding sequence ATGCGAGTTGCTGCAATATACGATATACATGGTAATTATCGAGCGTTAGAAGCTGTTTTAAAAGAAATTAAAAATGAAAACGTAGATAAGATAATTGTTGGGGGTGATTTGGCTTGGGGTCCACAGCCTAAGAAAGTCATAGACAAACTCTTTGCATATAAAGACGAATTTATCTTTATTATGGGTAATGGTGATCGGGAGTTATTTGAACACTATAAAAACCCAAAACGAGTAGAAAATATGGTTGGCGAATTAAACCAGTGGTGTGTTGAGCAACTATCAACTAAGCAACTTGAATGGTTAGGTTCATTTAAATTTTCACATGTAGAAGGTAATAATTTATTTATACATGGCTCTCCTAGAAGCGATACGGAGGCTATAAGGTTACATACTCCTGAAAATGAAGTTTATGAGATGATTAAAAATGAAAATCAAACCGTTATCATTTGTGGTCATACCCACATTCAATTTAAAAGGGATATTTCATCTAAGAAAGTCATTAACGCAGGCAGTGTTGGATTACAGAGCAGAGCCAAAGGAGCCTGTTGGTTGTTAATTGACTCTGATAAATGTAATTTAAGGATAACCGAATATGATTTTAAGAATGCAGCAAAAGAGATTTTGTTGGATGGCTGCCCATATAAAGAAGATTTTGCTGACCATGTTGAAAACCCTCCTTACGAAGGTCCATAA
- a CDS encoding VOC family protein codes for MDEKLLRIGTTYIPVTNVGKSSEWYMNKLGADLSYKDEDKAILNLANQSIFLIKSNENQTSNFIDIYGEERFSLTFEVNGLESLKELHKDFIANDIRVGDIENRGHTGRNFVFYDLNGNKFDVWSELSPLFKERYLISK; via the coding sequence ATGGACGAAAAATTATTGAGGATTGGAACTACTTACATTCCAGTAACAAATGTAGGAAAATCATCTGAATGGTACATGAATAAATTAGGTGCAGATTTATCTTATAAAGATGAAGATAAAGCTATTCTAAACCTTGCAAACCAAAGTATTTTTCTAATTAAATCAAACGAAAATCAAACTTCTAATTTTATTGATATTTATGGTGAAGAACGCTTTTCTTTAACATTCGAAGTAAATGGATTGGAATCTTTGAAAGAACTACATAAAGACTTTATAGCGAATGATATTAGAGTTGGGGATATTGAAAACCGAGGACATACTGGAAGGAATTTTGTTTTTTATGATCTAAATGGTAATAAATTCGATGTATGGAGTGAACTTAGCCCACTTTTCAAAGAAAGATATTTAATCTCAAAATAA
- a CDS encoding DUF6792 domain-containing protein, whose product MEFTPELRNDLTKLQYENGEVLSKETVEGLLIDHEINHINSEDIYIYDSNNMDLFNKKGSSSGFDGAAIHVYNKEDNINEIYYIARGTELSQLQDIIYNAIGVTAGASNDQILDATRFYENVEKEVSNKLPNEEKSTLERFGDGHSLGGHVIISLALINKEFTDVRGLNDAPVNLKQMANIDADFNDFLTFQAGTSDIEKIPNDQLELFAREFYADQAQNITHVRVKGEPLYAQLIPNTFYAGNKIQYVGDMGAPEFPNLFESDTGKIGIFHNLLIPGKTILDKFIYNQSLNLTMNYFGHVGENNSVDDINDKLVQSKNRAVGIYNVLTPNQRIRLGIGAGATMLVGGVGALSNSAFANKAWDIYSARGQFDLHSISTLIEHYKTGEITTYHLEPGTSTHILVNQDVLFNALQSLETALEDKREAVQELLSYREWDVPELAFEYREKLNGIMSNKEANWPAFLSEAGHSYGKNAIYKPTGVTFRREFDPLDNQVNENLDLMIELYQQDISELESIIDAYKETMHVLFDTDIELAAKLR is encoded by the coding sequence GAGTTTACACCAGAATTACGAAATGACTTGACAAAGTTACAATATGAGAATGGAGAAGTCTTATCCAAAGAAACCGTAGAAGGTTTACTTATTGATCATGAAATAAATCACATAAATTCTGAGGACATATACATCTACGATAGCAATAACATGGATCTTTTTAACAAGAAAGGTAGTTCTTCTGGTTTTGACGGAGCCGCTATTCATGTTTATAACAAAGAAGATAATATTAATGAAATCTATTATATAGCTCGTGGAACTGAGCTTAGTCAGCTACAAGATATTATTTACAATGCAATTGGCGTAACTGCGGGTGCCTCTAATGACCAAATTTTAGATGCAACGAGATTTTATGAGAATGTCGAAAAAGAAGTATCAAACAAACTTCCAAATGAAGAAAAATCTACATTAGAACGGTTTGGAGATGGGCACTCTCTAGGAGGGCATGTCATTATAAGCCTAGCTCTAATCAATAAAGAATTCACCGATGTTAGAGGATTAAATGATGCGCCAGTTAACTTGAAACAAATGGCGAATATTGACGCTGATTTCAACGACTTTCTAACTTTTCAAGCTGGAACTTCTGATATTGAAAAAATACCAAATGATCAACTAGAACTTTTCGCCCGCGAATTTTATGCCGACCAGGCTCAGAACATCACGCATGTACGCGTCAAAGGAGAACCACTTTACGCTCAACTTATTCCTAATACATTTTATGCAGGAAACAAAATTCAATATGTTGGTGATATGGGGGCACCGGAATTCCCAAACCTTTTCGAGTCTGATACTGGAAAAATAGGAATCTTCCACAACCTATTAATACCAGGTAAAACCATACTTGATAAGTTTATATATAACCAGTCCTTAAACTTGACGATGAACTACTTTGGGCATGTTGGGGAAAATAATTCAGTAGACGACATCAATGACAAGCTTGTCCAATCAAAAAACCGGGCAGTTGGTATTTATAATGTCTTAACTCCAAATCAACGAATTCGGTTAGGTATCGGTGCTGGTGCGACTATGCTTGTCGGTGGCGTCGGAGCTCTTTCCAATAGTGCATTTGCTAACAAGGCTTGGGACATTTATTCCGCGAGAGGGCAATTCGATTTGCACAGCATTTCAACCCTTATTGAACATTACAAGACGGGTGAGATTACCACTTATCATCTTGAACCAGGAACAAGTACACATATTCTTGTTAACCAAGACGTCTTGTTCAATGCGCTACAATCGTTAGAAACTGCATTAGAGGACAAGCGCGAGGCTGTACAAGAGCTTCTTTCTTATCGTGAATGGGATGTGCCAGAACTTGCTTTTGAATACCGTGAAAAATTGAACGGCATTATGAGCAACAAAGAAGCCAATTGGCCAGCTTTCCTCAGTGAAGCTGGGCATAGTTATGGCAAAAACGCAATTTATAAACCAACTGGAGTGACATTTCGGCGTGAATTTGACCCTTTAGATAATCAAGTAAACGAAAATTTAGATCTTATGATAGAACTGTATCAACAAGATATTAGTGAACTTGAAAGTATAATAGATGCCTATAAAGAAACAATGCATGTGTTATTTGATACTGACATTGAGTTAGCTGCAAAACTTCGATAA